In a single window of the Nicotiana tomentosiformis chromosome 8, ASM39032v3, whole genome shotgun sequence genome:
- the LOC104105972 gene encoding uncharacterized protein encodes MSNRQDSDVDDDFSDLYKEYTGPVRSNTTKAQEITVTNKRSHAGSDEEEDAPDPNAVPTDFTSREAKVWEAKSKATERNWKKRKEEELICKICGESGHFTQGCPSTLGANRKSQDFFERVPARESHVKALFSEKVINQIEKDVGCKIKMEEKFIIVSGKDRLILRKGVDAVHKIKEEADKKGPSSSQASRSRSPERRSPVSSRMVRSDSQRSNHSPQNASQLHHRYGRQEKVVDDRGHDGFHKIARGSSQAYGNDGARGRSSQSKSPARPTYMSNSYNSYDGHGQGRGVYRPDGWDAGRRGSDMKSNRDFDYPSIPQSLENLELHYQKDAIDLGRIRDKEEDEENHKHREAIREVRENYMKKLTILRVEHAKQWEEFLQLDALRRQQLAGQHASASGFGSYNQQSYQEYENSAGNPHYSGPNIPMEPRVRYPNPMDNYHPSRPQDSYGDFQRQRRDDYGKAYNRY; translated from the exons ATGTCTAATAGGCAAGATTCAGATGTTGATGATGATTTCAGTGATCTTTACAAGGAATATACTGGCCCCGTTAGATCCAACACAACTAAGGCACAAGAGATAACAGTGACAAACAAAAGGTCTCATGCTGGTTCCGATGAGGAAGAGGACGCCCCCGACCCCAATGCTGTCCCGACGGACTTTACTAGCAGGGAAGCAAAGGTTTGGGAAGCTAAATCTAAAGCTACTGAGAGAAACTGGAAGAAAAGGAAGGAGGAAGAATTGATTTGTAAAATATGTGGAGAGTCAGGCCACTTTACCCAG GGATGTCCATCTACTCTTGGAGCGAATCGCAAGTCTCAAGATTTCTTTGAGAGAGTGCCTGCAAGGGAAAGCCATGTGAAAGCTTTATTCAGTGAGAAAGTTATAAATCAAATTGAGAAGGATGTTGGCTGCAAAATCAAAATGGAGGAGAAGTTTATCATAGTTAGTGGGAAGGACAGATTGATCCTAAGAAAAGGAGTGGATGCTGTACATAAAATTAAAGAAGAAGCGGACAAAAAGGGTCCTTCTAGTTCTCAGGCGTCCAGATCAAGGTCACCTGAGCGCAGAAGTCCTGTTAGCTCTCGTATGGTACGTTCTGATTCTCAGAGATCCAATCACAGCCCTCAGAATGCATCACAGTTACACCATAGGTATGGAAGACAAGAGAAGGTTGTGGATGATCGCGGTCATGATGGTTTTCACAAAATTGCAAGGGGTAGTTCACAAG CTTATGGTAATGATGGAGCTAGAGGTCGATCAAGCCAGTCAAAGTCTCCGGCACGCCCCACTTATATGAGTAACTCGTATAATTCGTACGATGGTCACGGTCAGGGCAGGGGTGTATACAGGCCTGATGGTTGGGATGCTGGTAGACGTGGTTCTGACATGAAATCTAACCGTGACTTTGACTACCCCTCCATTCCACAATCCTTAGAGAATCTTGAATTGCACTACCAAAAGGATGCTATAGATCTAGGAAGAATTCGGGATaaggaagaagatgaagaaaatcaCAAGCATAGAGAG GCCATCAGAGAAGTAAGAGAGAACTACATGAAGAAATTGACCATCCTTAGAGTTGAACATGCAAAGCAATGGGAAGAGTTTCTACAACTTGATGCTCTGAGGAGGCAACAGCTGGCAGGACAGCATGCGTCAGCCTCTGGGTTTGGCAGTTACAATCAACAGAGTTATCAAGAGTATGAGAACTCAGCAGGTAATCCACATTATTCAGGACCCAACATACCAATGGAACCAAGGGTAAGATATCCAAACCCTATGGATAACTACCATCCATCAAGGCCACAAGACAGTTATGGTGACTTTCAGCGTCAGAGGCGTGATGATTATGGGAAAGCCTATAACCGATACTAA
- the LOC104105973 gene encoding protein transport protein SEC16A homolog produces the protein MASNPPFMVEDQTDEDFFDKLVNDDDDAIDFKVTASVSVDGNESDEAKAFANLSISDDVNANARLENLGGVKKEGTWDDKTVDSDVKPPLVIKGGDGEKSSGSLVSLTSGGLDSLLESSNGDLETEVTTDFSESHTSGSVNPDVKEEEENHASGSANPGIKEVDWSVFHSNPATDGDTEVFGSYSDFFSELGNNNTGVVIGNTGENQNVGSNVVSADQINESANFDNSSLYMQQNQDGFGYNATPEQVAGGEDQNNSQYWENLYPGWKFDVNTGQWYLVSSCDSTANVQDNSAADWTVSNGKSEVSYLQQASQSVAGTVAESGTTESVNNWNQVHQVSDATENAANWNHQVSQASDVNGVVTGWNQVSQSRDGGGLTTEWNQASEVNNGYPSHMVFDPQYPGWYYDTIAMEWCSLDTYTSSTQSTIQGESQLNQNDWVSSEDFSPNHDQSIYGAYGQNENSRSIGFGSGGHDYNGSFGKYNQQNSNVWQTENVAKSEPVSEYRGNQPLENHYSQEISASSHVSPQMSNQYEGTISYHGKSNQTQGNFSATAGSQGFNQQFSQPTMQQNEQKHLSSDYYGSQNTVNYSPQAFQNTQQYPYAPTAGRSSAGRPPHALVTFGFGGKLIVMKDNSSYDSSSFGSQNPVGGSISVLNLMDVMSERIDSSSLATGACDYIQTLCRNTFPGPLVGGNAGIKELNKWIDEKIANPLFPDVDYRKGEVLRLLLSLLKIACQYYGKLRSPFGTDTLLKEDAPETAVAKLFASLKRNGTQFSQYGTVAQCLQQLPSEGQLRTTAAEVQSLLVSGRKKEALQCAQEGQLWGPALVLAAQLGDQFYVETVKQMALLQLTAGSPLRTLCLLIAGQPAVVFNAESTAPSGMPIAANVAQQPAQFGANVMLDDWEENLAVITANRTKDDELVLVHLGDCLWKERSDIVAAHICYLVAEANIEPYSDSARLCLVGADHWKFPRTYASPEAIQRTEIYEYSKVLGNSQFILPPFQPYKLLYAHMLAEVGRTPDALKYCQALSKSLKTGRAPEIETLRQLVSSLEERIKTHQEGGFATNLAPAKLVGKLLNLFDSTAHRVVGGLPPPVPSTTSGSPQGNEHHYQSAGPRVSNSQSTMAMSSLMPSASMEKISEWAADNNRMTMHNRSVSEPDFGRTPRQDHVDSSKEASSSNKPGNSSAAAGRSRFGRFSFGSQLLQKTVGLVLKPRQGRQAKLGETNKFYYDEKLKRWVEEGAAPPAEEPALAPPPTTAVFQSGAPDYNLNSVLKSEGSISNGSPDMKSPPSADNGSGIPPLPPATNQFSARSRMGVRSRYVDTFNKGGGNPTNLFQSPSVPSMKPATGNAKFFVPTPMSPVEQTVDSHSNEQQTSGNSENHSISAVNGSFQSPAPPSTMLMQRFPSMDSISKKGVTTGPSPLSSQSRRTASWSGGISDAFTPNKSEVKPLGEVLGMPPSSFMPSDANLMHSSMNGGRFGEDLHEVEL, from the exons ATGGCTTCAAATCCTCCATTTATGGTGGAGGATCAAACAGATGAAGATTTCTTTGATAAATTGGtgaatgatgatgatgatgccatTGATTTTAAGGTAACTGCATCGGTGTCGGTTGATGGGAATGAATCTGATGAGGCTAAAGCATTTGCTAATCTTAGTATCAGTGATGATGTTAATGCTAATGCTCGATTGGAAAATTTAGGTGGAGTTAAAAAGGAAGGAACTTGGGATGATAAAACAGTTGATAGTGATGTTAAACCGCCTTTGGTGATAAAGGGAGGGGATGGAGAGAAGAGTAGTGGCTCCTTAGTGTCATTGACTTCGGGCGGATTAGATAGTTTGCTTGAGTCAAGCAATGGTGATTTGGAGACTGAGGTAACTACTGATTTTTCGGAAAGTCATACTAGTGGATCCGTTAATCCTGATGTAAAGGAGGAGGAGGAAAATCACGCTAGTGGATCCGCCAATCCTGGTATAAAGGAGGTTGACTGGAGTGTGTTTCATTCTAATCCAGCTACAGATGGTGATACAGAGGTTTTTGGATCTTACTCTGACTTTTTCAGTGAATTGGGGAATAATAATACTGGAGTTGTTATAGGGAACACAGGGGAGAATCAAAATGTGGGGTCAAATGTTGTATCAGCTGATCAAATTAATGAATCCGCGAATTTCGACAATTCTAGTTTGTACATGCAGCAGAATCAAGATGGTTTTGGCTATAATGCGACTCCAGAACAAGTTGCAGGCGGGGAAGATCAAAATAACAGTCAATATTGGGAGAATCTTTATCCAGGATGGAAGTTTGATGTAAATACTGGGCAGTGGTATCTGGTCTCTAGTTGTGACTCAACAGCCAATGTACAAGATAATTCTGCTGCTGACTGGACTGTTTCTAATGGAAAGTCAGAAGTCTCTTACTTACAGCAAGCTTCTCAGTCTGTTGCTGGGACTGTAGCCGAGAGCGGGACCACTGAAAGTGTCAATAATTGGAATCAGGTTCACCAGGTAAGTGATGCGACTGAGAATGCAGCGAATTGGAACCACCAAGTTTCTCAGGCAAGTGATGTGAACGGGGTAGTGACAGGCTGGAATCAGGTGTCTCAGTCGCGTGATGGAGGTGGGCTTACGACTGAGTGGAATCAAGCTTCAGAAGTAAACAATGGATACCCTTCGCATATGGTTTTTGATCCTCAATACCCCGGTTGGTACTATGATACCATTGCCATGGAGTGGTGCTCTCTCGACACATATACTTCATCTACTCAATCAACTATTCAAGGTGAGAGCCAGCTGAATCAGAATGATTGGGTATCATCTGAAGATTTTTCTCCCAATCACGATCAAAGTATTTATGGTGCATATGGGCAGAATGAGAATAGTAGATCCATAGGATTTGGCAGTGGAGGGCATGATTACAATGGGTCTTTTGGTAAATACAATCAGCAAAACTCAAATGTGTGGCAAACTGAAAATGTTGCCAAGAGTGAACCTGTGTCAGAATATAGGGGGAACCAGCCATTGGAGAATCACTACAGCCAAGAGATTTCTGCTAGCAGCCATGTTAGTCCGCAAATGTCTAATCAGTATGAGGGAACAATTTCATACCATGGGAAATCAAATCAAACTCAGGGTAATTTCTCAGCAACAGCTGGGTCACAGGGCTTTAATCAGCAATTTAGTCAGCCGACAATGCAGCAAAACGAGCAGAAGCATCTCTCAAGTGATTATTACGGAAGTCAAAATACAGTCAATTATTCCCCACAAGCATTTCAGAACACCCAGCAATATCCTTATGCTCCTACCGCAGGAAGATCATCTGCTGGTCGTCCTCCTCATGCTTTGGTCACCTTTGGTTTTGGTGGAAAGCTGATCGTGATGAAAGATAATAGCTCTTATGATAGCTCATCCTTTGGCAGCCAG AATCCTGTTGGAGGTTCCATATCTGTGCTTAACTTGATGGATGTGATGTCAGAGAGAATCGACAGTTCAAGTCTTGCAACTGGGGCATGTGACTATATCCAAACTCTCTGCCGAAATACATTCCCTGGTCCTTTGGTTGGTGGAAATGCTGGTATTAAGGAGTTGAATAAATGGATTGACGAGAAGATTGCAAACCCTTTATTCCCTGACGTGGATTACAGGAAAGGGGAAGTTTTGAGGTTGCTTCTGTCATTGCTGAAAATAGCATGTCAATACTATGGGAAACTTCGATCCCCATTTGGTACTGATACTTTGTTGAAG GAAGATGCTCCAGAAACAGCAGTTGCCAAATTGTTTGCATCTCTGAAGAGGAATGGTACACAATTCAGCCAATATGGCACTGTTGCCCAGTGCTTGCAGCAATTGCCTTCTGAAGGACAGTTGCGG ACTACTGCTGCTGAAGTTCAAAGTCTTCTAGTTTCtggaagaaagaaagaagcaTTGCAATGTGCACAAGAGGGTCAGTTATGGGGTCCAGCTCTTGTTCTCGCTGCACAACTTGGTGATCAG TTTTATGTCGAAACTGTGAAGCAAATGGCACTCCTACAATTAACAGCAGGATCACCTTTGCGGACACTCTGCCTACTAATTGCAGGTCAACCAGCTGTTGTCTTTAATGCAGAATCTACAGCTCCAAGTGGCATGCCCATTGCCGCAAATGTCGCTCAACAGCCTGCTCAG TTTGGGGCTAATGTCATGCTTGACGATTGGGAGGAGAATTTGGCTGTGATCACTGCAAATAGAACAAAGGATGATGAATTGGTGCTTGTTCATCTTGGCGATTGTTTGTGGAAAGAGAGAAGTGAT ATTGTTGCTGCACACATTTGTTATCTGGTGGCAGAAGCAAACATTGAACCATATTCAGACAGTGCAAGATTGTGTCTTGTTGGCGCTGATCACTGGAAATTCCCCCGAACTTATGCTAGTCCAGAGGCTATTCAG AGGACTGAGATATATGAATACTCAAAGGTGCTTGGAAACTCTCAATTTATTCTTCCTCCTTTTCAACCTTACAAGCTTTTATATGCACACATGTTGGCTGAAGTTGGGAGAACGCCAGATGCGTTGAA GTATTGTCAAGCATTATCTAAATCGCTTAAAACTGGCCGAGCTCCTGAGATAGAAACATTGAGACAATTAGTGTCGTCTCTTGAAGAAAGGATCAAAACACACCAAGAG GGAGGGTTTGCCACTAATTTGGCTCCTGCAAAGTTGGTTGGTAAATTGCTTAACCTTTTTGATAGCACTGCTCACCGTGTGGTTGGGGGCTTACCACCGCCGGTTCCTTCAACAACAAGCGGCAGTCCACAAGGGAATGAACATCATTATCAGTCTGCGggacctagagtctcaaatagtcAATCGACAATGGCGATGTCATCTTTGATGCCTTCAGCATCCATGGAGAAAATAAGTGAATGGGCAGCTGACAACAATAGAATGACGATGCACAATAGAAGTGTTTCAGAGCCCGACTTTGGAAGAACTCCTAGACAG GATCATGTCGACTCATCAAAGGAAGCAAGCTCAAGTAACAAACCAGGTAATTCATCAGCAGCTGCAGGTAGATCACGCTTTGGTCGCTTTAGTTTTGGCTCTCAGCTTCTCCAAAAAACGGTTGGATTAGTCCTTAAACCCCGACAAGGTCGTCAG GCCAAACTGGGTGaaacaaataaattttattatGATGAAAAACTTAAAAGATGGGTTGAAGAAGGTGCTGCGCCTCCTGCTGAGGAACCAGCTCTTGCACCACCACCAACCACTGCTGTTTTCCAGAGCGGGGCACCCGATTATAACTTGAATAGTGTACTAAAAAGTGAAGGTTCTATTAGTAACGGAAGTCCAGACATGAAGAGTCCACCTTCTGCTGATAATGGTTCAGGAATCCCACCACTTCCACCGGCCACTAACCAATTCTCAGCACGCAGTCGGATGGGTGTTCGGTCAAG GTATGTCGACACATTCAATAAAGGTGGAGGTAATCCAACAAATCTTTTCCAATCGCCTTCTGTTCCTTCCATGAAACCTGCTACTGGAAATGCAAAGTTCTTTGTTCCTACGCCAATGTCCCCTGTTGAACAAACAGTTGACAGTCATTCCAATGAGCAACAGACTTCAGGAAATAGTGAAAATCATTCAATCTCTGCTGTGAATGGGTCATTCCAGTCTCCTGCACCTCCATCAACCATGCTTATGCAGAGATTTCCAAGCATGGACAGCATCTCTAAGAAGGGGGTAACTACTGGACCTAGCCCCCTGTCAAGTCAGTCACGGAGAACTGCATCATGGAGCGGAGGCATTTCTGATGCTTTCACCCCAAATAAATCTGAAGTAAAACCACTTGGTGAGGTATTGGGTATGCCTCCATCATCATTCATGCCTAGTGATGCTAATTTGATGCACTCCTCGATGAATGGTGGTAGATTTGGTGAAGATCTACATGAAGTAGAACTGTGA